A single window of Rana temporaria chromosome 1, aRanTem1.1, whole genome shotgun sequence DNA harbors:
- the LOC120924993 gene encoding vomeronasal type-2 receptor 26-like: MLQQVTFGVPFTISASSILAKTIMVFIAFKATRPGSSCRKWVGVKLPNTVMLFCSSIQVMNCILWLSISPPFQEYDMDSYPGKILIQCNEGSVIGFYSMLGYMGFLAAVSFLLAFMVRTLPDSFNEAKYITFSMLVFCSVWIAMIPAYLSTRGKYMVAVEIFAILTSSAGILLCMFSPKLYIIILKPELNTRGTMLGKRMM; the protein is encoded by the coding sequence ATGCTGCAACAAGTCACTTTTGGAGTTCCCTTCACCATCTCAGCATCTTCTATTCTCGCCAAAACCATCATGGTCTTCATTGCTTTTAAAGCCACCAGACCTGGAAGCTCTTGTAGAAAATGGGTGGGAGTCAAACTTCCCAATACAGTCATGTTATTCTGCTCATCCATTCAGGTTATGAATTGCATTCTCTGGTTGTCCATCTCGCCACCATTTCAGGAGTATGACATGGACTCCTATCCTGGGAAGATCCTCATTCAGTGTAATGAAGGGTCAGTTATCGGCTTCTACTCTATGTTGGGTTATATGGGGTTTCTGGCAGCTGTGAGTTTTCTTCTGGCTTTCATGGTgaggacattaccggacagttttaatgaggccaagtacatcaccttcagcatgctggtgttctgcagtgtctggattgccatgatcccggcctatctgagcaccagagggaaatacatggtggctgtggagATATTCGCCATACTGACCTCCAGTGCTGGAATATTATTGTGTATGTTTTCTCCAAAACTCTACATTATAATTTTAAAACCTGAACTGAACACAAGAGGGACAATGCTGGGGAAGAGAATGATGTAA